From Brucella pseudogrignonensis, a single genomic window includes:
- the hutH gene encoding histidine ammonia-lyase, which yields MTLILKPGSVSLGVLEQIYRENHAVRIDPSFHTGVEKAARRIAEIAAGDAPVYGINTGFGKLASIRIAPEDVATLQRNLILSHCCGVGEPLSENIVRLIMALKLISLGRGASGVRLELITLIEAMLEKGVIPMIPAKGSVGASGDLAPLAHMAATMIGEGEAFYQGERLPSADALKKAGLKPVVLAAKEGLALINGTQTSTALALAGLFRAHRALQAALVTGALSTDAAMGSTAPFHPDIHTLRGHQGQIDTAAALRNLLAGSVIRESHLDGDQRVQDPYCIRCQPQVDGAALDILRQAARTLEIEANAVTDNPLVLSDDSVVSGGNFHAEPVAFAADQIALAVCEIGAIAQRRIALLVDPALSFGLPAFLAKKPGLNSGLMIAEVTSAALMSENKQMAHPASVDSTPTSANQEDHVSMACHGARRLLQMTENLNAIIGIEALTGALGVELRGPLETSPELKSAIAVLRAHVPTLDVDRYMANDLASASAIIADGSFTGSISAHILPALEI from the coding sequence ATGACCCTTATCTTGAAACCCGGCAGCGTTTCACTTGGCGTACTTGAACAGATTTACCGCGAAAATCATGCCGTTCGCATCGATCCGTCTTTCCATACAGGCGTTGAAAAGGCAGCTCGCCGCATCGCCGAAATCGCTGCTGGCGATGCACCGGTCTATGGCATCAATACCGGCTTTGGTAAGCTCGCCTCGATCCGCATCGCGCCCGAAGATGTAGCAACACTTCAGCGCAATCTGATCCTGTCGCATTGCTGCGGCGTCGGTGAACCGCTGAGCGAAAACATCGTGCGCCTCATCATGGCGCTGAAGCTCATTTCGCTTGGCCGTGGCGCATCGGGCGTGCGGCTCGAACTCATTACGCTTATCGAAGCCATGCTGGAAAAGGGCGTCATTCCAATGATCCCGGCCAAGGGTTCGGTTGGCGCTTCTGGCGACCTCGCGCCGCTTGCGCATATGGCCGCGACCATGATCGGCGAAGGGGAAGCCTTCTATCAGGGCGAACGCCTGCCATCTGCTGACGCACTGAAAAAAGCGGGCCTCAAGCCGGTTGTTCTGGCTGCCAAGGAAGGTCTAGCCCTCATCAACGGCACACAGACCTCAACCGCATTGGCATTGGCCGGCCTGTTCCGTGCGCATCGCGCATTGCAGGCAGCCCTTGTCACCGGCGCCCTTTCGACCGATGCAGCAATGGGTTCAACGGCTCCGTTCCATCCAGATATTCACACATTGCGCGGCCATCAGGGTCAGATCGATACGGCAGCAGCCCTGCGCAATCTGCTCGCCGGTTCGGTCATTCGCGAAAGCCATCTGGACGGCGACCAGCGCGTGCAGGACCCTTATTGCATCCGCTGTCAGCCGCAAGTTGATGGTGCAGCCCTCGATATTCTGCGCCAGGCTGCCCGCACATTGGAAATCGAAGCCAATGCCGTCACCGACAATCCGCTCGTCCTCTCCGATGACAGCGTGGTTTCAGGCGGCAACTTCCATGCCGAACCCGTTGCTTTCGCAGCCGACCAGATTGCGCTGGCTGTGTGCGAAATTGGGGCAATTGCCCAGCGCCGCATTGCACTTCTGGTCGATCCTGCGCTTTCCTTCGGCCTGCCTGCGTTCCTCGCTAAAAAGCCGGGCCTCAATTCGGGTCTTATGATTGCGGAAGTCACATCCGCCGCACTGATGAGCGAAAACAAGCAGATGGCGCATCCGGCATCGGTTGATTCCACGCCAACCTCCGCCAATCAGGAAGATCATGTTTCAATGGCCTGCCATGGTGCACGCCGCCTGTTGCAGATGACCGAAAACCTCAACGCAATCATCGGCATTGAAGCATTGACTGGCGCACTGGGTGTTGAATTGCGTGGCCCCCTTGAAACCAGTCCAGAACTGAAAAGCGCCATCGCCGTTCTGCGCGCGCATGTGCCGACACTCGACGTTGATCGCTACATGGCCAACGATTTGGCAAGCGCAAGCGCCATCATCGCCGACGGCTCGTTCACCGGCAGCATCAGCGCCCATATTCTGCCTGCACTGGAGATTTGA
- a CDS encoding formimidoylglutamate deiminase translates to MSAIVEKTQFIHAQQALLQSGWAEDVRLGVAHGKIASVETGVDAQTGDERYKVIVAGMPNLHSHAFQYGMAGLAERRGPSADSFWSWREIMYKFALTMTPEQAEAVALRLYIDMLEAGFTRVGEFHYLHHDRDGTPYSNISEMADRIASAAQSAGIGLTLLPVLYAHSSFGGAEPNEGQRRFINDQQSFARLIEGCQKALSGFEGAVLGVAPHSLRAVTPDELTFAAKLLPGAPVHIHIAEQVKEVEDCIAWSGQRPVEWLLDHQELSSRWCLIHATHMTDEETVRMAKAGAIAGLCPVTEANLGDGTFNATVFDANGGRFGVGSDSNVLIGIGDELRQYEYSQRLLHRARNVLAKNEGSTGRALFDNALAGGNIAMGREGDGLKQGASADFVSLDVERLPHAKGDAVLDGWIFAGRARASDVWVRGVKQVEGGHHRLRDAAERAFQKAIGELLN, encoded by the coding sequence ATGTCCGCCATCGTCGAAAAAACGCAATTTATTCATGCGCAACAAGCGCTTTTGCAAAGCGGCTGGGCAGAAGATGTGCGGCTCGGCGTGGCTCATGGAAAAATTGCTTCTGTGGAGACTGGCGTTGATGCGCAGACGGGTGACGAGCGCTATAAGGTGATCGTAGCGGGGATGCCAAACCTCCACAGCCACGCGTTTCAATATGGCATGGCTGGCCTTGCTGAACGGCGCGGACCATCGGCTGACAGTTTCTGGAGCTGGCGCGAGATCATGTATAAGTTCGCGCTGACCATGACGCCGGAACAGGCGGAAGCGGTCGCATTGCGGCTTTATATCGATATGCTGGAAGCCGGTTTTACACGCGTCGGCGAGTTTCATTATCTGCATCATGATCGCGACGGCACGCCTTATAGCAATATTTCTGAAATGGCGGATCGTATTGCCTCGGCAGCGCAAAGCGCTGGCATCGGTCTAACGCTGTTGCCCGTGCTTTATGCGCATTCGAGTTTTGGCGGGGCCGAACCCAATGAAGGCCAGCGTCGTTTTATCAATGATCAGCAGAGTTTTGCGCGCCTGATCGAGGGCTGCCAAAAGGCGCTTTCAGGTTTTGAGGGTGCCGTGCTTGGCGTGGCACCGCACAGTCTGCGAGCTGTCACCCCGGATGAGCTGACATTTGCAGCAAAGCTGTTGCCCGGCGCGCCAGTGCATATTCACATTGCCGAGCAGGTCAAGGAAGTGGAGGACTGCATTGCGTGGTCCGGACAGCGACCTGTCGAATGGCTGCTTGACCATCAGGAATTGTCGTCGCGCTGGTGCCTTATCCACGCAACGCACATGACTGACGAGGAAACCGTGCGCATGGCGAAAGCTGGTGCGATCGCGGGTCTTTGCCCGGTCACGGAAGCCAATCTCGGCGATGGCACGTTCAATGCCACCGTGTTCGATGCCAATGGTGGCCGTTTCGGCGTTGGTTCTGATTCCAATGTGCTGATCGGCATTGGCGATGAGTTGCGGCAATATGAATATTCGCAGCGTTTGCTGCATCGAGCGCGCAATGTGCTGGCGAAAAACGAAGGCTCGACCGGACGCGCCTTGTTCGATAATGCATTGGCAGGCGGGAATATTGCTATGGGTCGTGAGGGTGATGGATTGAAGCAAGGTGCTTCGGCAGATTTTGTATCGCTTGATGTTGAGCGTCTGCCCCATGCAAAAGGCGATGCGGTTCTCGATGGCTGGATTTTTGCCGGTCGTGCGCGTGCCTCTGATGTGTGGGTGCGCGGCGTGAAACAGGTGGAGGGCGGACATCATCGCTTGCGCGATGCGGCAGAGCGTGCTTTCCAGAAAGCAATCGGCGAATTGCTGAACTAA
- a CDS encoding aspartate aminotransferase family protein, whose product MLNNTNAPSLDNFWMPFTANRQFKAAPRLLASASGMYYTDVDGNQVLDGTAGLWCCNAGHGREQITQAVERQISTMDFAPTFQMGHNIAFDFAEKLAAIAPGGPDAKLDRVFFTNSGSESVDTALKIAIAYQRAIGQGTRTLVIGREKGYHGVGFGGISVGGLVNNRRVFPQIPADHMRHTLDIGRNAFSKGLPEHGIELADDLERLVQLHGAEKIAAVIVEPMSGSAGVILPPKGYLERIRATADKHGILVIYDEVITGFGRLGTPFAVDYFGVKPDLVTTAKGLTNGAIPMGAVFASRTVHDALMTGPENAIELFHGYTYSGHPVACAAGLATLEIYAEEGLLTRGAELAEHWQNALHSLKGAPNVIDIRNLGLVGAIELSSREGAIGARAYDVFTDCFKKGLLIRVTGDVIALSPPLIVEKEQIDTIVSMIGDALKRAA is encoded by the coding sequence ATGCTTAACAACACCAACGCGCCAAGTCTTGATAACTTCTGGATGCCGTTCACGGCCAACCGCCAGTTCAAGGCCGCCCCACGCCTGCTCGCAAGCGCTTCGGGCATGTATTACACCGATGTCGACGGCAATCAGGTTCTGGACGGAACCGCAGGCCTCTGGTGCTGCAATGCCGGTCATGGCCGCGAGCAGATCACCCAGGCAGTCGAGCGCCAGATCTCGACCATGGACTTCGCGCCGACCTTCCAGATGGGCCACAACATCGCTTTCGATTTTGCTGAAAAGCTCGCAGCCATTGCGCCCGGTGGCCCGGATGCCAAGCTCGATCGCGTGTTCTTCACCAATTCCGGCTCGGAGTCGGTCGATACTGCACTGAAGATCGCCATCGCCTATCAGCGCGCGATTGGTCAGGGCACCCGTACGCTCGTGATCGGTCGCGAAAAAGGTTATCACGGCGTTGGCTTCGGCGGCATTTCTGTCGGCGGCCTCGTCAACAACCGTCGCGTTTTCCCGCAGATTCCTGCCGATCATATGCGCCATACGCTCGATATTGGCCGCAATGCCTTCTCCAAAGGCTTGCCAGAACACGGCATCGAGCTTGCTGATGATCTGGAGCGTCTGGTTCAGCTCCATGGCGCAGAAAAGATTGCTGCCGTCATCGTCGAACCGATGTCCGGTTCAGCCGGTGTTATTCTGCCACCAAAAGGCTATCTTGAACGCATCCGCGCCACCGCTGACAAGCACGGCATTCTGGTGATCTATGACGAAGTCATCACCGGCTTCGGTCGCCTCGGCACACCATTTGCGGTTGATTATTTCGGCGTTAAGCCTGACCTCGTCACCACTGCCAAGGGCCTGACCAACGGCGCAATTCCAATGGGTGCTGTCTTCGCCAGCCGCACAGTGCATGATGCGCTGATGACCGGCCCCGAAAACGCCATCGAGCTCTTCCACGGCTACACCTATTCCGGTCATCCGGTTGCCTGTGCTGCTGGTCTTGCCACGCTGGAAATCTACGCCGAAGAAGGTCTTCTGACGCGCGGCGCAGAACTGGCCGAACATTGGCAGAACGCGCTTCATTCGCTGAAGGGCGCGCCAAATGTCATCGACATCCGCAACTTGGGCCTCGTTGGCGCAATCGAACTGTCGTCCCGCGAAGGCGCCATCGGCGCACGTGCCTATGACGTGTTCACGGATTGCTTCAAGAAGGGCCTTCTGATCCGTGTTACGGGCGATGTGATCGCGCTTTCGCCACCGCTTATCGTGGAAAAGGAACAGATCGACACCATCGTTTCCATGATCGGAGATGCACTGAAACGCGCGGCCTGA
- the hutG gene encoding N-formylglutamate deformylase, with product MSAFELHQGSSPVILGLPHTGTDVPEDIWARLNDNGRILADTDWHIHQLYDGLLDNVTTVRATFHRYCIDANRDPAGVSLYPGQNTTTLIPETDFDGLAIWKDGEAPTEADITDRITRFHKPYHDALAAEIERVKAIHGVAILYDCHSIRSHIPFLFEGKLPDFNIGTDLGKTCAPEIEAAAVEVTENASGYTSILNGRFKGGWTTRHYGKPETGVHAIQMELAQSTHLTTETVPFAYDEAKATKLRVHLKSILERLENIAAELKS from the coding sequence ATGAGCGCTTTTGAACTCCACCAGGGTTCGTCACCTGTCATTCTCGGCCTGCCCCACACCGGAACAGACGTGCCGGAAGACATCTGGGCGCGGCTCAATGACAATGGCCGCATTCTTGCCGACACCGACTGGCATATCCATCAGCTCTATGACGGGCTACTGGACAATGTCACGACAGTCCGCGCCACCTTTCATCGCTATTGCATCGATGCCAATCGCGATCCGGCAGGTGTGAGCCTCTATCCGGGCCAGAACACCACGACGCTGATCCCGGAAACCGATTTCGACGGCCTTGCAATCTGGAAAGACGGCGAAGCCCCCACCGAAGCCGATATTACAGATCGCATCACCCGCTTTCACAAGCCCTATCACGATGCCCTTGCCGCTGAAATCGAACGCGTGAAAGCAATCCACGGCGTAGCAATCCTTTACGATTGCCACTCGATCCGCTCGCATATCCCGTTCCTGTTTGAAGGCAAGCTGCCGGATTTCAACATCGGCACAGACCTTGGCAAGACCTGCGCACCGGAAATCGAAGCCGCAGCCGTGGAAGTGACCGAAAACGCCAGCGGCTATACATCCATTCTCAATGGCCGCTTTAAAGGCGGCTGGACGACGCGCCACTATGGCAAGCCCGAAACCGGCGTCCACGCCATCCAGATGGAGCTGGCGCAATCAACCCATTTAACCACCGAAACGGTTCCCTTTGCCTATGACGAGGCGAAGGCAACAAAGCTTCGTGTGCATCTCAAATCCATTCTTGAGCGGCTTGAGAACATTGCCGCCGAACTGAAATCCTGA
- the hutC gene encoding histidine utilization repressor, with translation MQDNPSGKEEPTLSLHQRILDDIETRIISGEWQPGHRIPFEHELTEYYNCSRMTVNKALTQLAKAGLIERKRRSGSFVSVPQSQAAILEIHDIRDEVAALGQPYRFELLKRNERLSGPADARHIDMPRHTPLIELVCRHYAGKRVFALEERIISLDAVPGAAETDFAEQSPGPWLVSCVPWSNAQHSIRAVVSTEENAATLGVPVGSPCLVVERQTWNADQPVTHVRFTYPGDSHALVAKFTPSQS, from the coding sequence GTGCAGGACAATCCATCCGGAAAAGAAGAGCCGACATTATCGCTGCATCAGCGTATTCTGGATGATATTGAAACGCGCATTATTTCTGGCGAGTGGCAGCCCGGTCATCGCATCCCGTTCGAGCACGAGCTGACCGAGTATTATAATTGCTCGCGCATGACCGTGAACAAGGCGCTGACGCAGCTGGCAAAAGCCGGTCTGATTGAGCGAAAGCGCCGTTCGGGAAGCTTTGTTTCCGTCCCGCAGTCGCAAGCCGCAATTCTCGAAATCCATGATATTCGCGATGAGGTTGCAGCGCTTGGGCAGCCTTATCGTTTTGAGCTGCTGAAACGAAACGAGCGGTTAAGCGGCCCTGCCGATGCACGTCATATCGACATGCCACGACACACGCCGCTCATCGAACTTGTTTGCCGTCATTATGCCGGAAAGCGGGTCTTTGCGCTGGAAGAACGCATTATCAGTCTTGATGCCGTGCCAGGCGCAGCAGAGACCGATTTTGCCGAGCAGTCACCCGGTCCATGGCTCGTTTCCTGCGTGCCGTGGAGCAATGCGCAGCATTCCATCCGCGCGGTTGTCTCAACCGAGGAAAATGCTGCGACACTTGGCGTACCTGTCGGTTCGCCCTGTCTTGTTGTTGAGCGTCAGACATGGAATGCCGATCAACCAGTGACGCATGTGCGTTTCACTTATCCGGGCGATAGTCATGCGCTTGTGGCGAAGTTTACGCCGTCGCAGAGCTGA
- the hutI gene encoding imidazolonepropionase has protein sequence MTQKSNFVLTQARIATLSEKADGLGLIEAAAIAVKDGKIAYVGAEIDLPAEYASLEKIDCENRLITPGLIDCHTHLVHAGNRAHEFELRLNGATYEEVARAGGGIVSSVKNLRAASEDDLVRETLPRLDALIAEGVTTVEVKSGYGLDTQSEIKSLRAARRLGHERDVAIRTTFLGAHALPPEMNGDKTAFIDKIVNEMLPAIASENLADAVDGFCEGIAFLPDEIARVFDAAKAHDLPVKLHADQLSNLHGAALAASYDALSADHLEYTDAEGAAAMAKAGTVAVLLPGAYYFIRETQKPPVELFRAAGTKMALATDNNPGTSPLTSLLLTMNMGATLFRMTVDECIAGVTREAARALGVLDKTGTLEVGKDADLAIWNVERPAELVYRIGFNPLWKRVFKGQI, from the coding sequence ATGACACAGAAATCGAACTTCGTTTTAACGCAGGCACGCATCGCCACTCTATCGGAAAAGGCAGATGGACTTGGTTTGATCGAAGCTGCAGCAATTGCCGTCAAGGATGGCAAAATCGCTTATGTCGGCGCTGAAATTGATCTTCCTGCTGAATATGCCTCGCTTGAGAAGATTGACTGCGAAAACCGCCTGATCACACCGGGACTCATCGACTGCCACACGCATCTGGTCCACGCAGGCAACCGTGCACATGAATTTGAGCTGCGCCTGAATGGTGCCACTTACGAAGAAGTTGCGCGCGCGGGCGGCGGCATTGTTTCCTCCGTTAAAAATCTGCGCGCGGCCAGCGAAGATGATCTGGTCCGTGAAACCCTGCCCCGCCTCGATGCACTGATCGCTGAAGGCGTGACGACGGTTGAAGTCAAATCCGGCTATGGTCTTGATACGCAAAGCGAAATAAAATCATTGCGTGCAGCCCGGCGTCTTGGGCATGAACGCGATGTTGCTATTCGCACCACCTTCTTGGGCGCTCATGCCCTGCCACCGGAAATGAATGGCGATAAAACGGCTTTCATCGACAAGATCGTCAATGAAATGCTGCCTGCTATTGCGAGTGAAAATCTCGCCGATGCGGTGGACGGGTTCTGCGAAGGCATCGCTTTCCTGCCGGACGAAATCGCCCGCGTTTTCGATGCTGCAAAAGCGCACGACCTGCCAGTCAAACTCCATGCCGATCAGCTCTCCAATCTGCATGGCGCAGCCCTTGCCGCGTCCTATGATGCGCTTTCCGCCGATCATCTCGAATATACCGATGCAGAAGGTGCGGCTGCCATGGCAAAGGCCGGAACTGTCGCTGTTCTGCTGCCCGGCGCTTATTACTTCATCCGCGAAACGCAAAAGCCGCCGGTGGAGCTTTTCCGTGCGGCTGGCACAAAGATGGCGCTGGCAACCGACAACAATCCCGGTACGTCGCCACTGACCTCGCTTCTGCTCACCATGAATATGGGCGCAACCCTGTTCCGCATGACAGTCGATGAATGCATTGCAGGTGTCACCCGCGAAGCAGCCCGTGCCCTCGGCGTGCTCGACAAGACCGGCACGCTTGAAGTCGGCAAGGACGCGGATCTCGCGATCTGGAACGTCGAGCGCCCAGCAGAGCTTGTTTACCGCATCGGCTTCAACCCGCTGTGGAAGCGGGTTTTCAAAGGCCAGATTTAA